The sequence TCACTGATGAAACCGAAAATTTCTAGAGCTTCACTGACATCATCGATTAATTTTCTCACTGTAATATGAATTTGATGCTGAAAgattcaaataaaatttcatcaacatattaattttaaactttCTACACCGTTCACCACAACTTGAATTTCCGACTGGGTTGTAGTCCGTGTTTGGAAATCTGATCCGGTGTGTTTTTAATCGTGCAGTTTTTCAGAAAATGTTGAAATTTCTATTTAGTTAGATGCATCCATGCAAAAGCTGATCAGTTTTCAAGTTTAGAAGCATGCACAATGGTAGCATACTACCATTTAAGTTATATGGTCGGATTAATCCCTTAGCCTGCATTTACTTTATCCTGTTGGAATAATTCCTCAGTCTGCGTTTTAAGTTATCTGGTTGGATTGATTGCTCAGCCTTTGAATGCCATTACATAATTTGTCAACTCACTTGAATATTGAAGCTAGCGGAGTTGTTTGCAAAGGATGGCATGTCCTTTCAAGCTAGCTGTCAGAACCTTGTCCCCCGACCATGGGTTATTGATGATTTGGacaatttcatatcaaaatggGGTCAAAAATCGTGGAAAAAGGTTAGTTTCTGGGATTAATTGACCTATAATGGTTTTTTCTTCCATTGTTTGCTCTCATCCTTTATGCACATTTTACTCTCTCTGACTTGCTTTCCAATTGCACAGGCTGTAATCTTTGTAGATAATTCTGGTGCAGATGTTGTTTTGGGTATATTGCCATTTGCAAGAGAGCTATTACGACACGGTGTAAAGGTCTGATTTGATATTTTACTACTTGTCGATCAAGTGTTTGGCTTGTATTTTTACTAAGAAAGTAAAGTAAAGATTTTATCTTGATTGAAAAGCGATTCCTTGCAATCATCTTTTATTCCCTTGCGGTAGTGCAGAAATTAGCCGAATTATGAACCTATATTATATATCCTATATTATGATAGAAGAGACGTGTATATAAATTGTTTTGGCCTTTCAAgctggaaaaaattatttctttgcaGGTTGTATTGGCCGCTAATGATTTGCCTTCTATCAATGACATAACATACACTGAACTGATCGAGGTTTTAGCAAAGGTAGTAGAGTTGTTATAGTATTGGTGCGATAATAGCTTAAAGAGCAGGTTGGGTTTGTCACAAAAAGTTTGTATGCACAGTTGAAGGATGAGAATGGGATGCTTCTGGGAGTTGACACTTCAAATCTTTTCATTGCCAACTCTGGTAATGATTTGCCTGTAAGAAATCCATTTCTTAATCTAGTCTGACTTTGTTTCTTGAAATGAGACTTCCGTAGATATTTTAGTATGGTTTGATATTATAACAGGTTATTGATCTTACCAGCGTATCACAAGAACTTTCCTACCTAGCAAGTGATGCAGACCTCGTGATTTTGGAAGGGATGGTAAGTTCTTACCaagttataaattataattgctAATTTTAAGACATTGTTCTATCCACCTTGTATTAGACAGCAGAAGTGCTTTGGGATGATGAGGTCCGATAAAGTGAAAACTAAAGATGTGTTTCTTTGTTGCTTGGTTAAGTGTTGGTACATGACTAATTTTTCTGAGCCTCACATATTTGTCTTGATATTTTTGGTCAGGGCCGTGGAATAGAGACTAACCTTTATGCACAGTTTAAATGTGATTCCTTGAAAATTGCTATGGTAAGGTTAACTTCCTTCGAATATTCACGTCGGTTGCTACTGATGGATATGTATTCATTTCTTGCTCTGCGATCCAGGTGAAGCACCCGGAGGTTGCTGAGTTCCTTGGAGGACGGCTCTATGATTGCGTCATCAAGTTTAATCAGTACTTAGCCTGAAACATAGCTATCTAGCATCTGAAATTGCCCAAATTTTATGACAAACAAAATCACGGTTGTCCTACTGTTTTCTGAAGCTTTTTTGGGCTTATTATAACTTGTGGTCCTCGAGTCTAGATGAACCAGTGGCCCTGGAGTAACAATATTCTTCAAAtgatacttttttttatatgttaagcACCTTATTCGGAAAGAATCCAGCAACGTTCCAAACCAACTAGTGTGGCTTTGACAGGGTCATAATCgcgtgtgtgtttgtgtgtgtgtgtgtgtgtgtgtgtgtgtgtgtatataNaatattatattatatatatataataaaatcaagaTGTGAAATTTTAGTAACGTAAAAACTTTCGAAGAATTAATATATTAAGTTGGAGAAAACTAAAATATTGTGTATTATAGTAAATATGATTTGTACTTTGTTCATGAAATCTGGGAAGGATGTTTAATAagcaataaattaaattaaattaaattaaaaatggttGATAGCTAAAAGGTAAACACGTGGTTGGTGTTGTGTGAAATCCAAATAAAAACAGGCTGTCTTGTCCCAACTCCTCCAAGCCTCTTGATTCATTCATTCTCTCCTCAGTAACTGTTGGGCTGCAATGATGTCCGTGTTCAAGATGATGCAGCAGGGTTCGCAATCACTCCCAGTCTCGGAGCCGGGCCTGCAGGAGCGTCCCGGTATCCGGCGGAGGCTCTCATCCCTCTCCCTCAACCTCAAGATCCAGCCCTCTCCTCCCGCCGCCGCGGAATGGGCATTCCGCCGCTCCAAGTCGCTCTCCTCCTTGGGAGAGAACGCCGGCGACTCC comes from Primulina huaijiensis isolate GDHJ02 chromosome 2, ASM1229523v2, whole genome shotgun sequence and encodes:
- the LOC140968755 gene encoding damage-control phosphatase At2g17340-like — its product is MEKSGEMVALPVLLEQNYRACTIPYRFPSDNPKKTTPTELSWINLFANSIPSFRNRAQSDDSVPDAPAKAEKFAQRYKEILEDLKKDPESHGGPPDCILLCQLRELVLREVGFRDIFKKVKDEENAKAITLFKDVVHLNDAIEDEAKRIENLIRGIFAGNIFDLGSAQLAELFAKDGMSFQASCQNLVPRPWVIDDLDNFISKWGQKSWKKAVIFVDNSGADVVLGILPFARELLRHGVKVVLAANDLPSINDITYTELIEVLAKLKDENGMLLGVDTSNLFIANSGNDLPVIDLTSVSQELSYLASDADLVILEGMGRGIETNLYAQFKCDSLKIAMVKHPEVAEFLGGRLYDCVIKFNQYLA